From the genome of Solanum pennellii chromosome 6, SPENNV200:
CTGGGAGTTCGGCCTGTTCGATCTTCACAAtttcttttcaactttttaatttGGTGAAATGTTAATCCAAtccaaactaaaataaatttggttCAATCCAGTTTTTACAATTTCAATTTGTGAGATTATTAGTTGAAAAAAATGCAAAACTCAGCCTGCATGCTATGAACATGGAAGCATTCAAGCAACTAACAAGGACTACAAAGAATTAACTATAAAGATTAAAGACCATATGCTCAGGCAGATCAGGAATTTAAGGTTTGGGCCTCTACTAGAGAGTAATTGAGTAACTGAATATGGCAGCCTCTATCTATAATAAGGATGTAAATCATTTCTGTTAATCGTTTTAAAACAGctaaaatttgaaaatggaACCGAATgactgaatttttaaaattgaaaccGACCAAAAAAATCGAGAAAATTGAAActgatattaattttttttccatttgatcgatttttttggtttaaaccATATTATGCTCAGCTTTGCACACCGAGTtggacatttttttaatatatgtaaaaaCTTAATTGATgtgtctttattttattttatttttacaaatataaGTTTACAAGTCAAATTTTATacttaaaacaaataaattgaaatcacgatttaaatctcaaatcatattttttgaaaaaaattgagatttgaGATCCGTTTGACCatagatttttcaaataatatttggaaaaaaatttggcaaatagTTTTTATCCAtacaatttgtcattattttgataaatatccCGAACtctcaaatactagttttttcctAGTAATTGGGTCAAATCTCGTTATTtggaattttttgaaaattgaaaatttaccCCAAACtattatcttttacaaaaacaccatCTATAGTAGTTGCTTGCGTcgtattacatatttttttacatgaataccaaagtagtgatgaaatattcattgaatattacatgatgatatgattgttgatgaaaatgatgaacaatcgGCTCAAGGTAACAAAGTCATATGTTTTGTCTACTTCACAATGTATGGAATGATgtttgttgcactcactccaaactattacattgctctagtgtcatggacactTTTAGTTATTGTTGCAACGAATATCCAATCTACTTATAATACAAACTTatagttagttttgatagtttttagaACTTATGGGTgtaaatcatatattttctaaaaaagtgaaatatatttccaaATAATATGACCAAACACAGTGAAATTTCActcaaattttcactcaaataatatttataaaaaataattaaaaatctataATCAAACGCTAActtgaaattgtaattttatatcacatatccaaacataagataaaaTTAACGTTAGACTCATATCATATCTTGGGAGATTGTGAGTGTGGCCCACTAAAATGACacgtatgaaaaaaaaaatttagttcacCTTTAATTAGAACTTATAATCAAATaatctcaaaaatatattttagatcaataatttattaagtctataatattttttttcttaaatttagtgTAAGTAACAAAGGATGTGTTGCCCTTTGTATACGCCTTGCTACAATATGGACTAATCAGAAAATCGGATAAAATTTATTCGCATAGAATATTTAGATTAAATCAATACATGCATGTCATGtgttcaaatttataatttattttgcttCATCAAATCACGCAATAATACATTTTGCATTTACTTGATGTAAACATCCGGTGCACATAAATTTTTTCCTAGAAAACCAACAACCTATATATGATGTAATCCTAATATTAGTTTAATCCCTAGAATAGTTAATGATTAGAGTGTAATCTAACTACTAATAATATAATAGATAGTTGTGGCAGAAGAACCACCTATATATATGTGCATAAATTATCTAAGAAGAGAAACGTAAAGAGGTGTATCATTTTACATTCTATATtgttcaacaatttttttcacaatcaaatacaatatcatttatataaattttgttatttgcaTAATTCAACGATCATTTAATATATTATCATAAGAAGCTCACGATTCATTGACACATTTTCTTGCAATTTGAAGAGTGCAATGGCAATCGTCTATTCGTATACATCATAATTAATATGTAAAGATCGAGTGATCGTAAAATGATGATTTTTCACTAAAAAcagttaattaataattaatacatgcaccagaaaaaatttaaataattaattaataaatgcaCCACAAAACATCTATTACTTTTAAACTACCgtaaattatttattcaataattGCACCACAAAACATCTACTTATTACTTTCCAACTACTACTATAACTTATTTGTACAATAATTTCATGACTAAAATTTCCCTGATGGAGACAGGCAAGAGAAGACATGCTATATATTATGTAGCTTTCTTGAAATTGTTTAACTAGCAAAATTTTGCTGTGAATTCTTTTAAAACGTGACCCACGTTATGTTTGTCGTAAAATGACTCCATAACTAACCTAAATACAtggattttattttcttgaataagaatattaatgtattcttttaaaaaaaaaataaaaatatatatatatatatatatatatatatatatataattgaaagttTACATTCATATTTCATTGCTAAGGCCTCAAAATTATTCAATGATAATatgtataaatacaaataattatgtatttattgttCGTATTATGTACTTACTTTCTACTTCTTATAAACTTGTCTAATTCACTTTAATTTGaatcaattatattttaaaattgctTTGTAAAATTGTCTTCTATTCTTTGAGATGTCTCTTAGACATTTCAAACTCAAATTAATTAGGttatcatataattaaatttagaaaGGCAATGTCTTTACTTTGAATGCCTTCTAAACCGGAACAATCAGAATGACTTAAAACTACTTTTGTAATTAAAtgtaatacaatatatatacaaataaaaatgatgcTCTAATTGCtatactcaatcaagtaaaacctcaattttattttatttgatattccTACTACTTCTAGAAtatttagatggtttttataataatttattcaattgtaaaaatttcaaacataatCAATAAGAAATTATTTAAGATACACACTTATAGCATTATATAATGTATCATATATAATTTAGATATGCCTATTTGTGTCTTACAAATTATTACAAGAAATTTTACattgacaattaaaaataataacaattaattattacaaatttatgaaaagaatatatataNCTATTCTATTGAACCGTCTAGAAATGTGAGTGCTGATCAAAATTTTTTGAGGGAAATGTGCACGACAAATTCTAAACGTGCATTTGGGTGTATCATCAATGgaattcatttgaagttgagagttcactttttttttgttcaatttctAAATTGGTGTTTCTTTTAGAAGCagtgttttaaaagaaaaagtagtgCTTTAATATATGTGGGTGTAAGGTGAGACGTTTTATGCAGAAATATTTGGCTAAAATTATTTCTAGAGTatgataaaaaattcaaaatctaaagcacATCCTTATGTTATATAAGTGAACAAAAAACATCCATAAACTATCCAAAAAGTTGCAAGATTCATCCCTttgtctatattttttaaagaaactcGCGTACCAACAAAAAATGTGTCAAGTCGAATGAATACATGTACACATGGTTAAGCTAATCAAGTTgggtgattttttatttaattttttgaaattgaagattTAGATTATATTCagacaaaatatatattaatattcttGGAAAAAACAAACACTACTCCaacttaaaaagtttcaaataaagtaattattttttatattcataataaCTAAATATCTATGTAATTTCactaaatttccagcatttttatacattgtataaaatgtgaaaattatatatatagtatataccCTTCAATATTTTACTAAAGAAAATCTCTAAATAGTTGGatgtaatatatttgaaatgatatttttaCGTAATTTTTTTAACCTTCGGAACGTACTGTAcgaatatttcaaaattatgtaTTGGTGCAAGTCAACTTACTTGATGATGCAAAAAAACATACTGTATAAGCTAACAACACaccaaatttaaattcaagattCACTTCCTATCCATATACTTATTCTTTTTAGGTAATTTTGATCTTTTCGTCGTGGCCAAGACAtgaccaaataaaaaaaatattcttttgatTGGTTCAATCAATTTCTTAACAAAAATAGACTGAAGGATAATTCTTGTTATTTTTGGATAGTATAAGGATGTTTTTTGCTCACTTAGATAATATAAGGATATACATTAGATTCGAGTCATAGTTAAGGAATgattttagccaaaaactcTTTTAtgcaacataaatataaaaagtaagTCTCATAAATTTACGAGATATACAtctaatatatacaattttataatttcattactaaaaaaataagtaaagtaaatcatttaataatttttcaaattttttttaataaataaacaataatataaaaaaatattgtaattatcaTTTGAGAAAGTATTAATAACCATCTAGAAAAAAATGCCAAAACTATTATTTGAGAAATGTAACAACTAACTACACAAAAATGATAATAGTCAGAAATGAAATCATCATCATATNNNNNNNNNNNNNNNNNNNNNNNNNNNNNNNNNNNNNNNNNNNNNNNNNNNNNNNNNNNNNNNNNNNNNNNNNNNNNNNNNNNNNNNNNNNNNNNNNNNNNNNNNNNNNNNNNNNNNNNNNNNNNNNNNNNNNNNNNNNNNNNNNNNNNNNNNNNNNNNNNNNNNNNNNNNNNNNNNNNNNNNNNNNNNNNNNNNNNNNNNNNNNNNNNNNNNNNNNNNNNNNNNNNNNNNNNNNNNNNNNNNNNNNNNNNNNNNNNNNNNNNNNNNNNNNNNNNNNNNNNNNNNNNNNNNNNNNNNNNNNNNNNNNNNNNNNNNNNNNNNNNNNNNNNNNNNNNNNNNNNNNNNNNNNNNNNNNNNNNNNNNNNNNNNNNNNNNNNNNNNNNNNNNNNNNNNNNNNNNNNNNNNNNNNNNNNNNNNNNNNNNNNNNNNNNNNNNNNNNNNNNNNNNNNNNNNNNNNNNNNNNNNNNNNNNNNNNNNNNNNNNNNNNNNNNNNNNNNNNNNNNNNNNNNNNNNNNNNNNNNNNNNNNNNNNNNNNNNNNNNNNNNNNNNNNNNNNNNNNNNNNNNNNNNNNNNNNNNNNNNNNNNNNNNNNNNNNNNNNNNNNNNNNNNNNNNNNNNNNNNNNNNNNNNNNNNNNNNNNNNNNNNNNNNNNNNNNNNNNNNNNNNNNNNNNNNNNNNNNNNNNNNNNNNNNNNNNNNNNNNNNNNNNNNNNNNNNNNNNNNNNNNNNNNNNNNNNNNNNNTAAAGAAGAAGACGGATAGAACACGTAAGAGtaatgacaaaaaaatagtGTTGTGAAAACTCTATCTTATCATTTTTAAACACGATTgtctaaaaaattatgtatgacaatgtcattttatatgagagtttattttagaaaaagtcACTAtaacttagaaaaaaatataatagcataaaatataaattgattttcgatattgaaaaatataatttaaaacaaaaatggtttaaaaaccaaaaaaaaaattaatatccaaGATGTATGCTTTAATGTCTAGCATTCACGTTTTTATGTTCAGTACTTACGCCTCGAATTTTTAGACTTACGTTATATTGATTTACACATTCAATTTGCATCCCGAAACGTTTTTGATACGTTGTCACATGACTCgccccaaaaatatttttaaaaatgaaaaagggtcaaaatgcCCTTTATCTATGTGAAAGTAACAAAAATGTCCCCCGTTTATAGTTTGGCTAAAAATTGTCCTCACCATCAAAATTGTGCATACCCAAAGTTGAAAGACATAAATGTGAAATAAGGTCTagttaaagggcacatttatatattatgcctaaaaaatacgatattactacaaatgtaaGTATTTcttaatataacatatttatgtaagttttcctCACAACTAAATGtttgttattataaattttcaaatacacataattatatataagcTCACCAGTAAGTGATAGTATTAACTAATTATTCTTTAACATAATCCTCTCACATGGTACGAAAATCTCTTTCTACCGAGTATGATtcctttttacaaaaaaattaattaataattagtctttcctttttaaatatgaaatactttctagttttatatattttttaaaaaataaaatcatgatttgaaatcttaaattatgttttttttaaagggaaaagagtctgataatacccctcaactttgccATTTGTAGCTGATTTACTCCTctttatgaaagtgactcatatatgcccttaccgttatataaatggctcacatatacccctatCGTTACAAAtgagctcacatatacccttcatttaatggaagttaaaaaaatagtcttaaatttatatttttacttttaatttttaaaatttttttaggggtatatatgattcttctatcaaagttcaaggtatattttaacttttttcatacataaattattttttgacttcttttattataattatttgattttttaattcttatttaattctttttctttcattccttagtttaaagaaaaaaaatttaaagtatcttttttgtatatattgtaatttgatttttaaattcaaagaaaaaaatttggtcatctacaataaattttacaagaatactagtgaaacataaataaatttgatcatcaaaatattaattctaaattagtcattgaaacaaaaaaaagttaaaaaaaaattatttgacgaggattaaatttactcatatgagattatattttttagaaaaaataataaaaaattagattaagatttttttttttcatttccgttagaggaaaagggtgtATGTAAGCCATTTGTTTATAAATAGGaatatatatgagccactttcataataaggcatatATCATCattaaatgacaaagttgaaagATATATCagacactttttttaaaaaataaaataaaattgagattaCAAATCATAATcccaaattatatttatattgcatGTCCAAACAAAGAAAACATTGATATCTTATCATATCAAATCTAGGGATGATTGTGCATTGTTCCCCACTAAAATGACatatgaaaaaagaattaaaatattaaattacctTTCATTAAATAGGagtatctaaaatattttttaatcccTAAATTTCTAAAGTCTatagttatgtttttttttcttaacgtTTAGTGTAAGTGACCAAGGGTGTCTTGCCCTTTATATATGCGTTGCTACATAATGGATTTATCAGAAAATTAAACCAACAACCTGGTGTATGATGTATTACTTAATAACTCCAATTCTTCTTTCTGTCGTTTTTGTAATCACTTTGAGATATTTCTATccatcaaaaacaaaattaccGCTTCCTCCAGGTCCATTTTCATGGCCATTTATTGGAAATCTTTTCCATGTTGGTAGAAAACGTCCTCATGCTTCTCTAGCAAAGCTAGCTCAATCTCATGCTCCTGATTTAATGTCCTTAAGGTTCGGTACACGTCTGGTGGTCGTAGCCTCATCCCCTGCAGCTGCTGCTGCGGTTCTTAAAACACATGATCGTTTGCTTTCTGGTCGTTTCGTTTCTCATCCCATACGAGTTGAGGGATCGAAACTTCATAATGTATCAACTGCTTTTTTAGAAGAGTGTGATGAGAATTGGAAAAACGTTCGAACTATATACAGGGGAGCCCTGTTTTCTAACAAAGCATTGGAATCACAAGTGAGTTTAAGGGAGATAAAAATCAGGGAAATGATGCAATATTTAGATACTAAAATGGGACAAGTGATTAAAATAAAGTTTGTGGTTTTTGTGACCGCGTTAAATGTGTTGGGTAATTTACTTCTTTCGGtagatttaattgattttgaagGAAAGGGAATTGGTGCAGGATTAACAGAGTACTTACGTAAATTCACTGAGGCTGGTGGTATACTGGAGTTATCAGATTTGTATCCTGTTTTGGCTATTTTATGTACGGATTTGCAGGGGACGTATAAGAAACTTATCGGTATGTTTGATACTATTTGTGCTGTTTGGGGAGACATTGTTCAggacaaaagaaaaagagacaGTCAACCTTCATTGGATCCTGTAGATTTCGTAGATGCTTTGGTTAAAAATGGTTTCACTGATAAACATGTCAATGCATTGCTTCTGGTACTGTCACtcaactaataattattatttttcaattaaggaaaatgactttatGATAATTTAGTAATTGTTCTCTATTTCTTTGATCTTTTAGGAAATATTTGCAGCTGGGACAGAATCTACGACTGCTACGAGTGAATGGATGCTAGTAGAACTCCTAAGAAATCCACAAGCCTTACAAGAACTCCGCGATGAAATATCACAAGTAGTAGGAGGAAGTAAGGGCATTATAAAGGAATCCGACTTGCCAAGCTTACCATACTTGGATGCTTGTTTTAAAGAGACACTAAGGTTGCATCCTCCTGGACCGTTGTTGCTCCCTCATCGTGCAGTGCAAACATGTGAAGTGATGGGGTACAGAATTCCCAGAAACACTCAAGTGTTGGTTAATATGTGGGCAATTGCAAGGGATTCTAAGATTTGGGACGATCCTTCGAGCTTTAAACCTGAAAGATTTATCAATTCAAAATTCGACAACAAAGGGCAAAAGTTTGAGTATATTCCTTTTGGTTCGGGGAGAAGAATATGTGCTGGAGAACCCTTGGCTTCGAGGTTTATTCCGTTAGCTGTTGCTTCATTGATCCATAAGTTCGATTGGATTCTGCCAAATGAAATGGATCCGGCTAAGATTAACATGGATGAGGTATTGGACGTCACCATGTTTAAGAAAGATTCACTTCTTGTTATTCCTAAATTGCGGAATGTGTGAGGGATCGATGATCACTATGATGTAAAATATCCATTATCATTATGTTGAAGTTCATGCTGTGTGTCCATGAATTATTGTGTCAAATTTAAGTCCTTAATTGTCTCTGATGATGTTCATATTGTGTGTCTATGAATTATTGTGTCAAATTTAAGCCCTTAAATGTCTCTGAATAACTTCCAAGATATAAAACTTCTTGTGGTACAGTGAAGATGTTATTTCTCTTGTTTTAAATCTCTTTCCTACAACAAAATAGAACATATATTGTTACAATTGAACGCTTACAATCATGTTATTGATAAAGCTATATATTGGTAATACCAACATTCTGCCTATGGCAAGGCCCACAAAGAGTTAGAGTGGCCGAGTTGATGTCATGATCAAATATGATGCTTGCTTGGTGActtagttaaaaaaataaaattacgtCTTTGCTATAAGCTATATCTTTTGATATCAATATTGCGTTACTCTACCAATGAATTAAGTTGAAGACATTAGTGTTCATAGCAAGTATGTAAATTgaaacatttttcttcttttataatCAAAGGAATCTAGAGGCGGGAGAAAAAAGGGTTCAACTGGACTTGAACAATTCTAAATTACtatatgtaaaagaaaaaattacaaaacatGAAAGTTAGGCTTAAACTAAAAGTGTTCctctcaaaatttcaaaattatttcatatactCAATAATTTTAAGTGACCAAATTGCAATTTATTCTTTGTTTATAAATAGATTCTTTTTTCTCGATGCATctgttaaatatttaataagaagattgagtttaaaaaaaaaaatttgatcatttaagatataaattcaatttaattgtTGAATTGTTGAACTCTAAGCCAGACACAAAATGGAACATTTGTAAGACTAAATACTTGAATACATAGTATCAGGATCTTGAATACGATAATCTTATATAGAGATCGTTAGAGGCACATACCTGATGAGGAAGATATTATCACAGAGAAAAGTGGAAGCGTTATTTGTAAATTAGTTTCTACCTCCTTGCTTAACTTTATGTTATCACAACCGTCAGCGATGAAATTATTGTAGAGAATATGTGATAACTCTAATGGTTGGAGGAGGATCAATTTATAGAGGTTATGATTTAATCTGGTACATCCATCAAGTAACCAATGTACGGACGAGATCTATTcgttattaaatattatttatgatattacttaaattacaagtaaacttgggccataagtaagaaataattaaataataattcttacatTCTCCCACTAAGCCCAATGaccatatataattaatatttaataaacattAGTTGCGCGTATAACAAATCTCTTATATAATGTACATCATATATACCACAATATAACAAACTACTAATGTGAGTTATGACGGTTGTACATAAATTTTAAGCTACATACTTCCTTCCATATACTACTACATTAGCAATTTATCATACTAGGTCCATAAGATATAAAACATACTCTCTCCGTCCGGatttgtttgtcatgttgcgcttatcaaaagacaatttgactaattatcaaaggtaaattagattacattattttgatattttaaacaaaaaaattagatattctaaaactatataaaaagtactataaatcacaatttttttgcatatttatatgatgaaaaaatacatcttaaaatgttagtcaaagtttttatagtttgactctaaaaatagaaatcatgacaaataataccggacggagggagtataaaaTTACGATCCACAATAATGTCTTACAGAGACTTATCTTGTAATATCTCAAAACAATAATGTATACAACATTATGAGAAACAAGAGATTCATTAATGTATATCAGAAACACATAACTTGAGTTCAGTATGTAAAAACATCATAAATATATCAATCATAAATACAACTAAGACCCATTCTTTGAACAtgttttttaaatgtctttggTTGTAAACCTTTTGTTAATGGATCTGCAATCATGAGATCAGTTCTAATATTCTCAAGTAACACTCTTTGTTTCTGAACTTCTTCCTTGACAATAAAGTACTTTAATTGCATATGTATGGCACCTTTGGAGTACTTATCATTCTTGGAGAAGAATACTGCTGCAGTattatcacaataaattttCAGCGGCATGGTAATGGCGTCGACAATCCCAAGTCCTGAAATAAAGTTTCACAGCCATAAATGCATGAACTGTGGCTTCATAACATGCCACAAATTCTGCCTCCATTGTGGATGTAGCAATGATAGATTTCTTAGCACTCTTTCATGATATTGCTCCTTCAACTAATAGGAACAAGTAACCAAATGTGGATTTTCTAGTGTCAACACATCCGGCAAAATCTGAATCTAAATATCCAATAGCTTCCAAGTGATTGGATCTCCTATACATTAGCAAAACTAATATCCGATCTTGTGCAAGTTTgaacatacatcaaacttccaacAATAGAAGAGTAAGGaattgtatcattttttttcgTTCTACATCATTCTTTGGGATTGCATGAGATTAAATTTGTCCCCTTTTTGAATAGGAACTATTTCTGCTGAACAATTGTTCAGATCAAATCTCTCTAGAACTCTTTCGATATAGCCTTTTTGAGACAGTCCCAATTATCCTTGTGATCTATCACGGAATATTTCTATTCCTATCACATAAGATGCCTCACCcatatatttcatttcaaaGTTCATAGAGAGAAAATCTTTCGTCTCACACAATATGCCTAAAAATCATTAGCAGCAAGtaaaatgtcatcaacatacaggACTAAAATTATAAACTTACTCCACTGATCTTTTGGTATATGCACCGATCAATGATAATTTCTTTAAATCCAAAAGATGTTGTGGtatcattaaattttatataccattgTCATGAGGTTTGTTTGAGTCCATATATTGATTTCCTTAGCTTACACACCATttgattttttcctttaatttgaaaaccctttggttggtccatATAAACATCCTCCTCAAGGTCTCCATTAAGAAAGACAgttttgacatccattttatGTAACTCTAAATCATAATGAGCTACCAAAG
Proteins encoded in this window:
- the LOC107021535 gene encoding probable (S)-N-methylcoclaurine 3'-hydroxylase isozyme 2, with product MMYYLITPILLSVVFVITLRYFYPSKTKLPLPPGPFSWPFIGNLFHVGRKRPHASLAKLAQSHAPDLMSLRFGTRLVVVASSPAAAAAVLKTHDRLLSGRFVSHPIRVEGSKLHNVSTAFLEECDENWKNVRTIYRGALFSNKALESQVSLREIKIREMMQYLDTKMGQVIKIKFVVFVTALNVLGNLLLSVDLIDFEGKGIGAGLTEYLRKFTEAGGILELSDLYPVLAILCTDLQGTYKKLIGMFDTICAVWGDIVQDKRKRDSQPSLDPVDFVDALVKNGFTDKHVNALLLEIFAAGTESTTATSEWMLVELLRNPQALQELRDEISQVVGGSKGIIKESDLPSLPYLDACFKETLRLHPPGPLLLPHRAVQTCEVMGYRIPRNTQVLVNMWAIARDSKIWDDPSSFKPERFINSKFDNKGQKFEYIPFGSGRRICAGEPLASRFIPLAVASLIHKFDWILPNEMDPAKINMDEVLDVTMFKKDSLLVIPKLRNV